GGGTCTCCACCGCCAGGACCAGGCAGGAATTGACGGTCTGGCCATTGAGCAGCACGGTGCAGGCGCCGCACTCACCCTCACCGCAGACCTCCTTGGTGCCCGTAAGGTGAAGCGTGTCCCGTAGAAAGTCAAGGAGGCGTAAATGTGTTGGAATGCGCTCCTGATAATCCCGACCATTCACCCGTACGGCCAGCTCAAAGTATTCCCACTTGTCGGGGATGATCAATTCAGCGCAGCTCCTGAACGAGTTTGCTTTTGATAAAAGCGTCGAAAGCACCTGGGTCTGGTGGAATGGGATCGGGGGGCGATAGAATCCGCCTTGCAGCGGGTATATCCTTGAGCCCGGTACCAGTGACCAACACCACTACTTTATCACCATTAGCCAGGCGGCCCTCCTTTGTGCAGCGCAGGAATCCGGCATAGGCCGCAGCCGCCGCCGGTTCCGCAAAGATGCCCGTGGTTGTGGAAAGCTTGTATTGAGCTTGCAGGATGTCTGCATCCGATACACGGATGCCATAGCCGCCACTGCTGCGGACCGCCCTGAGGGCCTTGAGCCCGTCGCGTGGCATACCCACGGCAATACTGTCCGCGATCGTTTCCACCTGAACCTGTTCGATCTCCTTACTCGACTCCAATGCGTCCACAATGGCCGCGGCTCCCTCTGCCTGCACCGCCACGAGCTTCGGTAGCGACTCGATCCAACCCAGTCCTCGCAGGTCTGCAAATCCTTTGTACACTCCACCGATGATACAGCCATCACCAACGGGAACAAATATCCAGTCTGGAACCCGCCAGTCCAGCTGCTCCGCTATCTCCAGCGCCACCGTCTTCTTGCCTTCAGAGAGTACCGGATTGATGCCCGTACTGCGGGAATACCAGCCGTGGGCTTCAACGACCGTTTGTGCCAGGTCAAAGACGTCATCGTAGCTGCCTTCGATGGGACACAATACGGCGCCGTGTTGCAGGATCTGGGTCAGTTTCGCCGCCCGCGCCGAAGAAGGTGCCAGGATGACCGCCTGTCGGCCATAAAAGGCGGCCAGGGCCGCGAGAGATGCCGCGGCATTGCCCGTGGAAGCCGCTACCAGGATGTCCGCCCCAATCTGGGACGCATGCTGAACGGCGACTTCCGTAGCCCGGTCCTTCAGCGAACCGGAGGGATTGCGGGTGTCGTCTTTG
This region of Candidatus Neomarinimicrobiota bacterium genomic DNA includes:
- the thrC gene encoding threonine synthase; amino-acid sequence: MVYDYRLIGGHWSIGELARNPDRSLWRYLPLLPVFDRPENHSLRVGGTPLVALPRIAADFDLGGFFIKDDTRNPSGSLKDRATEVAVQHASQIGADILVAASTGNAAASLAALAAFYGRQAVILAPSSARAAKLTQILQHGAVLCPIEGSYDDVFDLAQTVVEAHGWYSRSTGINPVLSEGKKTVALEIAEQLDWRVPDWIFVPVGDGCIIGGVYKGFADLRGLGWIESLPKLVAVQAEGAAAIVDALESSKEIEQVQVETIADSIAVGMPRDGLKALRAVRSSGGYGIRVSDADILQAQYKLSTTTGIFAEPAAAAAYAGFLRCTKEGRLANGDKVVVLVTGTGLKDIPAARRILSPPDPIPPDPGAFDAFIKSKLVQELR